In Kineococcus mangrovi, a single genomic region encodes these proteins:
- the rpmD gene encoding 50S ribosomal protein L30, with product MGRIKVTQIKSGIGGKRNQRDTLRSLGLHKIGQSVVKDDKPEFRGMANTVAHLVKVEEVD from the coding sequence ATGGGTCGCATCAAGGTCACGCAGATCAAGTCCGGCATCGGCGGCAAGCGGAACCAGCGCGACACGCTCCGCAGCCTCGGGCTCCACAAGATCGGGCAGTCGGTCGTCAAGGACGACAAGCCCGAGTTCCGTGGCATGGCGAACACCGTCGCGCACCTCGTGAAGGTTGAGGAGGTCGACTGA
- the rplO gene encoding 50S ribosomal protein L15 has product MANQGDHVLKLHHLRPAPGSNTAKTRVGRGEGSKGKTAGRGTKGTKARYQVPEAFEGGQMPLHMRLPKLRGFKNPFRVEYQVVNLDKLATLFPEGGTVGVDELVAKGAVRKGQPVKVLGTGEVSVALQVTADKFSTSAAEKIAAAGGSTTVR; this is encoded by the coding sequence ATGGCGAACCAGGGTGACCACGTCCTGAAGCTGCACCACCTGCGTCCCGCCCCGGGGTCGAACACGGCGAAGACCCGTGTCGGTCGCGGTGAGGGCAGCAAGGGCAAGACCGCCGGTCGCGGCACCAAGGGCACGAAGGCCCGCTACCAGGTGCCCGAGGCGTTCGAGGGCGGGCAGATGCCCCTCCACATGCGCCTGCCGAAGCTGCGCGGGTTCAAGAACCCGTTCCGCGTCGAGTACCAGGTCGTCAACCTCGACAAGCTCGCGACCCTCTTCCCCGAGGGCGGCACCGTCGGTGTCGACGAGCTCGTCGCCAAGGGCGCGGTCCGCAAGGGCCAGCCCGTCAAGGTCCTCGGCACCGGTGAGGTGTCCGTGGCCCTGCAGGTGACGGCCGACAAGTTCTCGACCTCGGCGGCCGAGAAGATCGCGGCTGCGGGCGGGTCCACGACCGTCCGCTGA
- the secY gene encoding preprotein translocase subunit SecY — protein MLTAIGRAFRTPDLRRKLLFTIGIIVLVRLGSFVPAPGVSYSAVQQCIDVAQTGNDLLGLANLFSGGALLQLSIFALGIMPYITASIIVQLLTVVIPRFEALKKEGQQGTSKLTQYTRYLTIGLAVLQSTTYVTIAREPSRLFGTSCNAQVLPDQSVPTILLMVLTMTAGTGLIMWMGELVTERGVGNGMSLLIFAQIAATFPTSLLAIGRERGWLTFAGVLLIGLVVVAAVVAVEQSQRRVPVQYAKRMIGRRMYGGTSTYIPLKVNMAGVIPVIFASSLLYLPALVAQFNDPNAAWVAWITDHFTKGDHPLYMAVYFLLIIFFAYFYVAITFNPDEVAENMRKYGGFIPGVRAGRPTAEYLDYILTRITLPGSLYLGLISLLPLIAFVLFNANTNFPFGGTSILIIVGVGLETVKQIESQLQQRNYEGFLR, from the coding sequence GTGCTCACCGCAATCGGTCGCGCCTTCCGGACGCCCGACCTGCGCCGCAAGCTGCTCTTCACGATCGGGATCATCGTCCTGGTCCGGCTGGGCTCCTTCGTGCCGGCTCCCGGGGTCTCGTACTCCGCCGTGCAGCAGTGCATCGACGTGGCGCAGACCGGCAACGACCTGCTCGGCCTCGCGAACCTCTTCTCCGGCGGCGCGCTGCTGCAGCTGAGCATCTTCGCGCTCGGGATCATGCCGTACATCACCGCGAGCATCATCGTGCAGCTGCTGACGGTGGTCATCCCGCGCTTCGAGGCCCTCAAGAAGGAGGGCCAGCAGGGGACGAGCAAGCTCACGCAGTACACGCGGTACCTGACGATCGGTCTGGCGGTCCTGCAGTCGACGACCTACGTGACGATCGCCCGCGAGCCCTCGCGCCTGTTCGGCACCTCGTGCAACGCCCAGGTCCTGCCCGACCAGAGCGTCCCGACGATCCTGCTGATGGTCCTCACGATGACCGCCGGGACCGGGCTCATCATGTGGATGGGGGAGCTCGTCACCGAGCGCGGTGTCGGCAACGGCATGTCGCTGCTGATCTTCGCCCAGATCGCCGCGACCTTCCCGACCTCGCTGTTGGCCATCGGCCGCGAGCGCGGCTGGCTGACCTTCGCGGGCGTGCTCCTCATCGGGCTCGTCGTCGTCGCGGCGGTCGTGGCCGTCGAGCAGTCCCAGCGTCGCGTGCCCGTCCAGTACGCCAAACGGATGATCGGCCGGCGGATGTACGGGGGCACCTCCACCTACATCCCGCTCAAGGTCAACATGGCCGGCGTCATCCCGGTGATCTTCGCCTCGTCGCTGCTCTACCTGCCCGCCCTCGTGGCCCAGTTCAACGACCCGAACGCGGCCTGGGTGGCCTGGATCACCGACCACTTCACCAAGGGTGATCACCCGCTGTACATGGCGGTCTACTTCCTGCTCATCATCTTCTTCGCGTACTTCTACGTCGCGATCACGTTCAACCCGGACGAGGTCGCCGAGAACATGCGCAAGTACGGCGGTTTCATCCCCGGGGTGCGCGCCGGACGGCCCACCGCGGAGTACCTCGACTACATCCTCACCCGCATCACCCTGCCAGGATCGCTGTACCTGGGGCTCATCTCGCTGCTTCCCCTCATCGCGTTCGTGCTCTTCAATGCGAACACGAACTTCCCCTTCGGGGGCACGTCGATCCTGATCATCGTCGGGGTGGGGCTCGAGACGGTGAAGCAGATCGAGTCCCAGCTCCAGCAGCGCAACTACGAAGGGTTCTTGCGATGA
- a CDS encoding adenylate kinase, which produces MTRLVLLGPPGAGKGTQAKLLSERLGVPAISTGDIFRANVAEETELGTTVKEYLDAGKYVPDSVTNAMVRDRLRQPDAAEGFILDGYPRTTDQVRELDDMLRETGAKLEHVLEITADTDELVRRLSRRAAEQGRSDDTEDVIRTRQQVYLDQTAPLVEVYSERGLLRSVDGLGEISAVTERLVKALDLPDA; this is translated from the coding sequence ATGACTCGTCTCGTCCTCCTCGGTCCGCCCGGTGCGGGCAAGGGCACCCAGGCCAAGCTCCTGTCCGAGCGCCTCGGCGTCCCCGCCATCTCGACCGGCGACATCTTCCGCGCGAACGTCGCGGAGGAGACCGAGCTGGGCACGACGGTCAAGGAGTACCTGGACGCCGGCAAGTACGTCCCGGACTCGGTCACCAACGCGATGGTCCGCGACCGCCTCCGGCAGCCGGACGCGGCCGAGGGCTTCATCCTCGACGGCTACCCGCGCACGACCGACCAGGTCCGCGAGCTCGACGACATGCTGCGCGAGACCGGGGCCAAGCTCGAGCACGTCCTGGAGATCACCGCCGACACCGACGAGCTGGTGCGCCGGCTGTCGCGCCGGGCCGCCGAGCAGGGCCGCAGCGACGACACCGAGGACGTCATCCGCACCCGCCAGCAGGTCTACCTGGACCAGACGGCCCCGCTCGTGGAGGTCTACTCCGAGCGCGGCCTGCTGCGCTCGGTGGACGGGCTGGGGGAGATCTCGGCGGTGACCGAGCGCCTCGTCAAGGCCCTCGACCTGCCCGACGCCTGA
- the map gene encoding type I methionyl aminopeptidase: MFGRERVEYKTPQQVLAMRRAGLLTHAALQSVRSALRPGVSLAELDALGAEVIRAGGGTSNFLGYHGYPKTLCISVNEVVVHGIPGDQVLAEGDVVSVDGGCVVDGWHGDSAFTAIVGEPADAGDVELVEITRQALWAGIAALDARGRVGDVGAAVEDAVDGRLGIVDGYTGHGIGTAMHMAPEVLNHRVREKGPKVKAGLVLAIEPMCTRGGVETDVLADDWTVVTSDGARAAHWEHTVAVLDEGLWVLTAPDGGASELAAFGVSVPQD; this comes from the coding sequence GTGTTCGGACGTGAACGGGTCGAGTACAAGACCCCCCAGCAGGTGCTGGCCATGCGCCGGGCCGGGCTGCTGACCCACGCCGCGCTGCAGAGCGTGCGCTCGGCCCTGCGGCCGGGCGTCAGCCTCGCCGAGCTGGACGCCCTGGGGGCCGAGGTCATCCGCGCCGGTGGTGGCACCTCGAACTTCCTCGGGTACCACGGCTACCCCAAGACGCTGTGCATCTCGGTCAACGAGGTCGTCGTGCACGGCATCCCGGGGGACCAGGTCCTCGCCGAGGGCGACGTCGTCTCCGTGGACGGGGGCTGCGTCGTCGACGGCTGGCACGGCGACTCGGCCTTCACCGCGATCGTGGGGGAGCCGGCCGACGCCGGCGACGTCGAGCTCGTCGAGATCACCCGCCAGGCGCTGTGGGCCGGCATCGCCGCGCTCGACGCCCGCGGTCGCGTCGGGGACGTGGGAGCGGCCGTGGAGGACGCCGTCGACGGCCGCCTGGGCATCGTCGACGGCTACACCGGCCACGGCATCGGCACGGCCATGCACATGGCTCCCGAGGTGCTGAACCACCGCGTCCGGGAGAAGGGCCCGAAGGTCAAGGCCGGGCTCGTCCTGGCCATCGAGCCGATGTGCACGCGCGGCGGCGTTGAGACCGACGTGCTGGCCGACGACTGGACCGTCGTGACGTCCGACGGCGCGCGGGCCGCGCACTGGGAGCACACCGTCGCCGTCCTGGACGAGGGCCTGTGGGTGCTCACGGCGCCCGACGGCGGGGCCTCGGAACTGGCCGCCTTCGGAGTCAGCGTCCCGCAGGACTGA
- the infA gene encoding translation initiation factor IF-1, translated as MPKKDGVIEIEGTVIEALPNAMFRVELSNGHKVLAHISGKMRQHYIRILPEDRVVVELSPYDLSRGRIVYRYK; from the coding sequence ATGCCGAAGAAGGACGGCGTCATCGAGATCGAAGGCACCGTGATCGAGGCCCTGCCGAACGCGATGTTCCGCGTCGAGCTGAGCAACGGTCACAAGGTGCTCGCCCACATCTCCGGGAAGATGCGTCAGCACTACATCCGCATCCTCCCCGAGGACCGGGTGGTCGTCGAGCTCAGCCCGTACGACCTGTCCCGCGGGCGCATCGTCTACCGCTACAAGTGA
- the rpmJ gene encoding 50S ribosomal protein L36: MKVKPSVKKICDKCKVIRRHGRVMIICDNLRHKQRQG; the protein is encoded by the coding sequence ATGAAGGTCAAGCCGAGCGTCAAGAAGATCTGCGACAAGTGCAAGGTGATCCGCCGTCACGGGCGGGTCATGATCATCTGCGACAACCTGCGCCACAAGCAGCGCCAGGGCTGA
- the rpsM gene encoding 30S ribosomal protein S13, producing the protein MARLVGVDLPREKRLEIALTYIYGVGRTRAQETLAATGVSPDLRVRDLTDDDLVALRDHIEGNYRVEGDLRREVAADIRRKVEIGCYAGLRHRRGLPVRGQRTKTNARTRKGPKRTVAGKKKAGRK; encoded by the coding sequence ATGGCACGTCTCGTCGGCGTCGACCTCCCCCGCGAGAAGCGGCTGGAGATCGCGCTCACGTACATCTACGGCGTCGGTCGCACCCGCGCCCAGGAGACCCTGGCCGCGACGGGCGTCAGCCCGGACCTGCGCGTCCGCGACCTCACGGACGACGACCTGGTCGCTCTGCGCGACCACATCGAGGGCAACTACCGCGTCGAGGGTGACCTCCGCCGCGAGGTGGCCGCCGACATCCGCCGCAAGGTGGAGATCGGTTGCTACGCCGGTCTGCGGCACCGCCGCGGCCTGCCCGTCCGCGGGCAGCGCACCAAGACCAACGCGCGCACCCGCAAGGGCCCCAAGCGCACCGTGGCCGGCAAGAAGAAGGCCGGTCGCAAGTAA
- the rpsK gene encoding 30S ribosomal protein S11 produces the protein MPPKSRQASATRKPRRKEKKNVAHGHAHIKSTFNNTIVSITDPTGAVIAWASAGQVGFKGSRKSTPFAAQMAAEAAARRAQEHGMRKVDVFVKGPGSGRETAIRSLQATGLEVGAIQDVTPSPHNGCRPPKRRRV, from the coding sequence ATGCCTCCCAAGAGCCGTCAGGCCAGTGCGACGCGCAAGCCGCGTCGCAAGGAGAAGAAGAACGTCGCGCACGGCCACGCGCACATCAAGTCGACGTTCAACAACACGATCGTCTCGATCACCGACCCGACGGGCGCGGTCATCGCGTGGGCGTCGGCCGGTCAGGTCGGGTTCAAGGGGTCCCGCAAGTCGACCCCGTTCGCCGCGCAGATGGCCGCCGAGGCGGCTGCCCGCCGTGCGCAGGAGCACGGCATGCGCAAGGTCGACGTCTTCGTCAAGGGCCCGGGTTCGGGCCGCGAGACCGCGATCCGCTCGCTCCAGGCCACCGGCCTGGAAGTCGGCGCGATCCAGGACGTGACCCCCAGCCCGCACAACGGCTGCCGTCCGCCCAAGCGTCGGCGCGTCTGA
- a CDS encoding DNA-directed RNA polymerase subunit alpha, which translates to MLIAQRPTLTEDVVDEYRSRFVIEPLEPGFGYTLGNSLRRTLLSSIPGAAVTSLRIDGVLHEFTSVPGVKEDVTEIVLNVKNLVVSSEHDEPVVMYLRKQGPGAVTAADIAPPAGVEVHNPDLHIATLNGKGKLELELTVERGRGYVSAAQNKSGEQEIGRIPVDSIYSPVLKVTYKVEATRVEQRTDFDRLVVDVETKHAISPRDAVASAGKTLVELFGLARELNVEAEGIDMGPSPTDAALAADLALEIEALDLTVRSYNCLKREGIHTVGELVSRSEADLLDIRNFGQKSIDEVKAKLVGMGLHLKDSPPGFDPSAVVNDFEDDDQSFAEDEQL; encoded by the coding sequence GTGCTGATCGCACAGCGCCCCACCCTCACCGAGGACGTCGTCGACGAGTACCGCTCGCGCTTCGTCATCGAACCCCTCGAGCCCGGCTTCGGGTACACCCTCGGCAACTCGCTGCGCCGCACCCTGCTGTCGTCCATCCCGGGCGCCGCGGTGACGAGCCTGCGCATCGACGGCGTGCTCCACGAGTTCACCTCCGTGCCGGGGGTCAAGGAGGACGTCACCGAGATCGTCCTCAACGTCAAGAACCTCGTCGTCTCCTCCGAGCACGACGAACCCGTCGTGATGTACCTGCGCAAGCAGGGCCCGGGCGCGGTCACCGCGGCCGACATCGCCCCGCCCGCCGGGGTCGAGGTGCACAACCCCGACCTGCACATCGCGACGCTCAACGGCAAGGGCAAGCTCGAGCTGGAGCTGACGGTCGAGCGCGGCCGCGGCTACGTCTCGGCGGCGCAGAACAAGTCCGGTGAGCAGGAGATCGGCCGCATCCCGGTCGACTCGATCTACTCGCCGGTCCTGAAGGTGACGTACAAGGTCGAGGCGACCCGCGTCGAGCAGCGGACGGACTTCGACCGCCTCGTCGTGGACGTGGAGACCAAGCACGCCATCTCCCCGCGCGACGCCGTCGCCTCCGCCGGCAAGACGCTCGTCGAGCTGTTCGGGCTGGCGCGTGAGCTCAACGTCGAGGCCGAGGGCATCGACATGGGCCCCTCGCCGACCGACGCCGCGCTCGCGGCCGACCTCGCGCTCGAGATCGAGGCGCTGGACCTCACCGTCCGCTCCTACAACTGCCTCAAGCGCGAGGGCATCCACACCGTCGGCGAACTGGTCTCGCGCAGCGAGGCCGACCTGCTCGACATCCGCAACTTCGGGCAGAAGTCCATCGACGAGGTCAAGGCCAAGCTGGTCGGCATGGGCCTGCACCTGAAGGACTCCCCGCCCGGGTTCGACCCGAGCGCCGTCGTCAACGACTTCGAGGACGACGACCAGTCGTTCGCCGAGGACGAGCAGCTCTGA
- the rplQ gene encoding 50S ribosomal protein L17, translating into MPTPTKGPRLGGGPAHEKLILANLATALFEHRSITTTEAKAKRLRPHAERLITFAKKGDLAARREVMKTVRDKSVVHFLFTEIAPAMAERNGGYTRIVKIGPRKGDNAPMAVIQLVMEPVSAKQGVVREAEQAAAASTPAEETPAEETTATESTEDTTSDAVEVDAAEADPSDESATEQDGEKKDQA; encoded by the coding sequence ATGCCCACCCCCACCAAGGGTCCGCGGCTCGGCGGCGGGCCGGCCCACGAGAAGCTCATCCTCGCCAACCTGGCGACTGCGCTCTTCGAACACCGCAGCATCACCACCACCGAGGCCAAGGCGAAGCGGCTGCGCCCGCACGCCGAGCGCCTCATCACGTTCGCGAAGAAGGGTGACCTGGCGGCCCGCCGCGAGGTCATGAAGACGGTGCGCGACAAGTCCGTCGTGCACTTCCTCTTCACCGAGATCGCCCCGGCCATGGCCGAGCGCAACGGCGGTTACACCCGCATCGTGAAGATCGGCCCCCGCAAGGGCGACAACGCCCCCATGGCCGTGATCCAGCTCGTCATGGAGCCGGTCAGCGCCAAGCAGGGCGTCGTCCGCGAGGCCGAGCAGGCCGCCGCGGCGTCCACCCCGGCCGAGGAGACCCCGGCGGAGGAGACCACCGCGACCGAGTCGACCGAGGACACCACCTCGGACGCGGTCGAGGTCGACGCCGCCGAGGCCGACCCGAGCGACGAGAGCGCCACCGAGCAGGACGGCGAGAAGAAGGACCAGGCCTGA
- a CDS encoding tRNA pseudouridine synthase A, whose translation MSASLPADEPVHPDTGGDGLVRVRLDLGYDGTRFAGWAEQPGLRTVQGEVTAAVGRVLRLDPAPRLTVAGRTDAGVHASGQVAHVDVPAAAWAAVPGRSGAAPGTALVRRLAGVLPPDVRVQRARQAPTGFDARFGALRRRYAYRVCDDPAGVPPLRRFDVLHHRRPLDVAAMDLAARSLVGLREFAAFCKPREGASTVRTLLAYSWRRTDDGLLVADVRADAFCHSMVRALVGAALAVGDGRRDVDWPRLVQDRAVRDPAVAVVGPRGLTLEEVVYPADADLAARAAQSRAVRTLP comes from the coding sequence CTGAGCGCCTCCCTCCCCGCCGACGAGCCCGTCCACCCCGACACCGGGGGGGACGGGCTCGTCCGCGTCCGGCTCGACCTCGGCTACGACGGGACGCGCTTCGCGGGCTGGGCCGAGCAGCCGGGCCTGCGCACCGTCCAGGGCGAGGTGACCGCCGCTGTGGGGCGCGTGCTGCGGCTCGACCCGGCTCCTCGGCTGACCGTCGCCGGGCGCACCGACGCGGGGGTGCACGCGAGCGGCCAGGTGGCCCACGTGGACGTCCCGGCCGCCGCGTGGGCCGCGGTCCCCGGACGGTCCGGCGCTGCGCCGGGCACGGCCCTCGTGCGGCGCCTGGCGGGCGTCCTGCCGCCCGACGTCCGCGTCCAGCGCGCTCGGCAGGCCCCCACCGGTTTCGACGCGCGGTTCGGCGCCCTGCGGCGCCGCTACGCCTACCGGGTGTGCGACGACCCCGCCGGCGTCCCGCCCCTGCGGCGCTTCGACGTGCTGCACCACCGCCGTCCCCTCGACGTCGCCGCGATGGACCTCGCGGCCCGCAGCCTGGTCGGGCTGCGGGAGTTCGCGGCCTTCTGCAAGCCGCGCGAGGGGGCCAGCACCGTGCGCACCCTGCTCGCGTACTCGTGGCGGCGCACCGACGACGGCCTGCTGGTCGCCGACGTCCGCGCCGACGCGTTCTGCCACTCGATGGTCCGCGCCCTGGTGGGTGCCGCGCTCGCCGTCGGCGACGGCCGGCGCGACGTCGACTGGCCGCGCCTGGTGCAGGACCGCGCCGTGCGCGACCCCGCCGTCGCCGTCGTGGGCCCCCGGGGCCTGACGCTGGAGGAGGTCGTCTACCCCGCCGACGCCGACCTCGCCGCCCGCGCCGCGCAGTCCCGCGCCGTGCGCACCCTCCCGTGA
- a CDS encoding SixA phosphatase family protein, giving the protein MPTLVVVRHAKADSPVGLQDIARPLAERGKVDARQAGRWLGEHVGGCDLLLVSPARRTEETTARLLDGWGAAPVVVDEERLYEATLGDLLRVVRGLDTETADATVVLVAHNPGVSALVEALTGEVVQLRTAGIAVLDVSGAWADADTTSCTLRLQHTARAETTGPGGAGETSGGH; this is encoded by the coding sequence GTGCCCACGCTCGTCGTCGTCCGCCACGCGAAGGCCGACTCGCCGGTAGGACTGCAGGACATCGCCCGCCCCCTGGCCGAGCGCGGCAAGGTCGACGCGCGGCAGGCCGGTCGTTGGCTGGGCGAGCACGTCGGCGGTTGCGACCTGCTCCTGGTCTCCCCGGCCCGGCGCACCGAGGAGACGACCGCCCGGCTGCTCGACGGCTGGGGCGCCGCGCCCGTCGTCGTCGACGAGGAACGGCTCTACGAGGCCACCCTGGGCGACCTGCTGCGCGTCGTCCGCGGCCTGGACACCGAGACCGCCGACGCCACCGTCGTCCTCGTGGCCCACAACCCCGGCGTCAGCGCGCTCGTGGAGGCCCTCACGGGTGAGGTGGTGCAGTTGCGCACGGCCGGCATCGCGGTGCTCGACGTCAGCGGGGCGTGGGCGGACGCGGACACGACGAGCTGCACCCTGCGGCTGCAGCACACCGCCCGCGCCGAGACCACCGGTCCCGGGGGCGCCGGGGAAACCAGCGGCGGGCACTGA